A single region of the Pseudomonas sp. VD-NE ins genome encodes:
- a CDS encoding IS3 family transposase (programmed frameshift) — MGKRYDNDFKDWVVLQMMPPLNRSVAELASALNLTPQSLRNWRQMARDKGLIVPGNGKTSDQWSSADKFNAVMETAPLSEVEISQYCRIKGIYPEQIQQWRVACQNANPVVDLSSRTSKTAEQRRIKILERQLIQSDASRAEAVALLGAQKKSQCDLGQGQGRLINASDRTQAMKLIADAVLNGARRYRACNELGLSLRTVQRWQHSSCDGRQLAQRAAPANKLSDTERQAVLDAANQAGYASLTPHQIVPKLADEGIYLASESTFYRVLKAVNQNVRRGRAKAPKRRVLTTHRADGPNQVWCWDITWLPSTVKGRFFYWYMVKDVYSRKLVANEVHEVESAEHACELLTKGCLREHTAGRPLVLHSDNGHVMRGSLLRESMVALGVEPSFSRPRVSNDNAYAEALFRTAKYCPLWPDQPFDTVTDARLWVQTFIEWYNEDHRHSALKYVTPNQRHEGKATALLQARTELYEDAREANPSRWSTRTRNWKLADAVYLNPERPEIKGVMG, encoded by the exons ATGGGCAAACGCTACGACAACGACTTCAAAGATTGGGTCGTTCTGCAAATGATGCCGCCACTCAATCGATCAGTGGCGGAACTTGCCTCTGCACTCAATCTCACGCCACAGTCACTGCGAAACTGGAGACAAATGGCTAGAGACAAAGGCTTAATTGTTCCGGGAAACGGCAAGACCAGTGACCAATGGTCTAGCGCCGATAAATTCAATGCCGTCATGGAAACCGCGCCGTTGAGCGAGGTCGAGATCTCTCAATATTGCCGAATCAAAGGCATTTACCCTGAGCAAATCCAACAGTGGCGAGTGGCATGCCAAAACGCTAATCCCGTTGTTGATCTCTCCTCTCGAACTTCAAAAACGGCCGAGCAACGGCGCATCAAAATACTTGAGCGCCAACTGATTCAGTCTGATGCCAGTCGTGCAGAGGCGGTGGCGTTGCTGG GAGCTCAGAAAAAAAGCCAATGCGATCTGGGGCAAGGACAAGGAAGACTGATCAACGCCTCTGATCGTACGCAAGCCATGAAGTTGATTGCCGACGCAGTGCTGAATGGCGCTCGTCGATACCGCGCTTGCAATGAACTGGGTCTGAGCCTGCGCACAGTTCAACGCTGGCAACACTCGTCGTGTGACGGACGACAGTTGGCTCAACGTGCAGCTCCGGCTAACAAGCTCAGTGATACGGAGCGTCAAGCGGTGCTGGATGCTGCCAATCAGGCTGGCTACGCCAGCCTGACCCCACACCAAATCGTGCCTAAGCTGGCCGATGAAGGCATTTATCTGGCTTCGGAGTCGACGTTTTATCGTGTGTTGAAAGCCGTCAATCAAAACGTCCGTCGCGGCCGGGCCAAAGCCCCAAAACGCAGAGTACTGACGACGCATCGCGCTGATGGCCCCAATCAGGTGTGGTGCTGGGACATCACCTGGTTGCCGAGCACAGTGAAGGGCCGTTTTTTCTACTGGTACATGGTCAAGGACGTCTACAGCCGCAAACTGGTCGCCAATGAAGTCCACGAGGTGGAGAGCGCCGAACACGCCTGTGAACTGCTCACAAAGGGATGTTTACGGGAACATACTGCAGGTCGTCCGCTGGTGTTGCACTCAGATAATGGACACGTGATGAGAGGTTCTTTGTTGCGTGAAAGCATGGTCGCGCTGGGTGTAGAACCTTCTTTTAGCCGGCCAAGAGTGAGCAATGACAACGCTTACGCCGAAGCACTTTTTCGCACTGCAAAGTACTGCCCGCTTTGGCCCGATCAACCATTTGATACGGTCACTGATGCAAGGCTTTGGGTGCAGACGTTCATCGAGTGGTACAACGAAGATCACCGCCACAGCGCCTTGAAATACGTCACGCCAAACCAACGGCACGAGGGCAAAGCAACCGCCCTATTACAAGCTAGAACAGAGCTTTATGAGGATGCCAGGGAAGCTAATCCAAGCCGCTGGAGTACTCGAACACGAAACTGGAAACTGGCAGACGCAGTTTATTTAAACCCAGAACGCCCTGAAATTAAGGGCGTAATGGGCTAG
- a CDS encoding MFS transporter, protein MTSRLTHLLRLNGYFSVMAWVLAALLFINRLSSMVKLFMALYLRQELGLAIETVGWLLSAYGAGLLVGSMLGGWLSDHVRTARLTAALFFISVWVLILLGLVTQVPLLAALLLLSGTIDGAIRTLHQRLIMEYCEVTQRSRAQALSRVARNLGMAAAGVAGGVLAQTDFRWVFFGSAAMTLLALLWFVRTTWRRPVLINDEKSTDDAGSRVPYRDKPFLWLLAATAVLGIAFDTVYSTLGNYLRDYYQLSTEAIGWQFGLNALLVIALQIPLSHWGERWGTRRQMLAGSLLLACGLGMLPFGSGLAFVCLSTLIWTLGEALFMPPLNVLAMQFAQSGKSGQYFGLFFMSWSASALLSPVLSGQLYGNFGGHSVWLASTVLVLMSIPLTWQATRPLS, encoded by the coding sequence ATGACGAGTCGCCTGACTCACTTGCTACGACTGAACGGCTATTTCAGCGTAATGGCCTGGGTGCTTGCGGCGCTGTTGTTCATCAATCGCCTGAGCAGCATGGTCAAGCTGTTCATGGCGTTGTACCTGCGTCAGGAACTAGGGCTGGCGATCGAGACGGTTGGCTGGTTGCTCTCGGCGTATGGCGCGGGGTTGCTGGTCGGTTCGATGCTCGGTGGCTGGCTCAGTGATCATGTGCGCACGGCGCGGCTGACGGCGGCGTTGTTCTTTATTTCGGTGTGGGTGCTGATACTGCTGGGGCTGGTGACGCAGGTGCCGTTGCTCGCTGCATTGCTGTTGCTCAGCGGAACCATCGATGGCGCTATTCGCACGCTGCATCAGCGGTTGATCATGGAGTATTGCGAGGTGACGCAGCGCTCGCGTGCGCAGGCGTTGAGTCGGGTTGCGCGCAACCTTGGGATGGCCGCCGCCGGTGTGGCGGGCGGGGTGTTGGCGCAGACCGATTTTCGCTGGGTATTTTTCGGCAGTGCGGCGATGACGTTGCTGGCGTTACTGTGGTTTGTCCGCACTACGTGGCGTCGACCGGTGCTGATCAATGACGAAAAGTCCACGGATGATGCAGGTTCCAGGGTGCCGTATCGCGATAAACCCTTCCTGTGGTTGCTCGCGGCGACGGCCGTGCTCGGCATCGCGTTCGATACGGTCTACAGCACGCTGGGCAACTATCTGCGTGATTATTACCAGTTGAGCACGGAAGCGATCGGCTGGCAGTTCGGGCTCAATGCGTTGCTGGTGATCGCCCTGCAGATTCCGCTGTCGCACTGGGGCGAGCGTTGGGGCACGCGGCGGCAAATGCTGGCCGGCAGTTTACTGCTGGCGTGCGGGCTGGGCATGTTGCCATTCGGTTCCGGGCTGGCGTTTGTCTGCCTGTCGACGCTGATCTGGACCTTGGGTGAGGCGTTGTTCATGCCGCCACTGAATGTGCTGGCGATGCAATTTGCCCAGAGTGGCAAAAGCGGTCAGTACTTTGGCCTGTTCTTTATGAGCTGGAGCGCCAGTGCGTTGTTGTCGCCGGTGCTCAGCGGTCAGTTGTATGGCAACTTCGGTGGCCACAGCGTGTGGTTGGCCAGCACCGTGCTGGTGCTGATGTCGATTCCCTTGACGTGGCAAGCGACCCGCCCGCTTAGCTGA
- a CDS encoding peptide ABC transporter ATP-binding protein, with translation MAVVLTARDLTRHYEVSRGLFKGHATVRALNGVSFELEAGKTLAVVGESGCGKSTLARALTLIEDPSSGSLKIAGQEVAGADKAQRKQLRKDVQMVFQSPYASLNPRQKVGDQLGEPLLINTNLSAAERREKVQAMMKQVGLRPEHYQRYPHMFSGGQRQRIALARAMMLQPKVLVADEPTSALDVSIQAQVLNLFMDLQQEFNTAYVFISHNLAVVQHVADDVMVMYLGRPVELGPKNDIYERPLHPYTQALLSATPTIHPDPNKPKIKIVGELPNPLNPPPGCAFHKRCPYATERCSSEEPVLRQLDSRQVACHYAEQFLDGAA, from the coding sequence ATGGCCGTCGTACTTACCGCCCGCGACCTGACCCGTCACTACGAAGTGTCCCGTGGCCTGTTCAAGGGCCACGCGACTGTACGCGCACTCAACGGTGTGTCGTTCGAACTGGAAGCCGGCAAGACCCTCGCCGTAGTAGGCGAGTCGGGCTGCGGCAAATCCACCCTCGCTCGCGCATTGACGCTGATTGAAGACCCGTCGTCCGGCTCGCTGAAAATTGCCGGCCAGGAAGTCGCCGGCGCCGACAAGGCGCAACGCAAGCAACTGCGCAAAGACGTGCAGATGGTCTTTCAGAGCCCGTACGCGTCGTTGAATCCACGGCAGAAAGTCGGTGACCAGCTCGGCGAGCCGCTGCTGATCAACACCAACCTGAGCGCTGCCGAACGTCGCGAGAAAGTCCAGGCGATGATGAAGCAGGTCGGCTTGCGTCCTGAGCATTATCAGCGTTACCCGCACATGTTCTCCGGCGGTCAGCGTCAGCGTATCGCCCTGGCTCGCGCCATGATGCTGCAACCGAAAGTGCTGGTGGCGGATGAACCGACCTCGGCACTGGACGTGTCGATTCAGGCGCAGGTACTCAACCTGTTCATGGATCTGCAGCAGGAGTTCAACACCGCTTACGTGTTCATCTCGCACAACCTTGCGGTGGTGCAACACGTGGCCGATGACGTGATGGTGATGTACCTCGGTCGCCCGGTGGAACTGGGCCCGAAGAACGACATCTACGAGCGTCCGCTGCACCCGTACACCCAGGCGCTGCTGTCGGCGACCCCGACCATTCACCCGGACCCGAACAAGCCGAAAATCAAGATCGTCGGCGAACTGCCCAACCCGCTGAACCCGCCACCGGGCTGCGCTTTCCACAAGCGCTGCCCGTATGCGACCGAGCGGTGCAGCAGCGAAGAGCCGGTGTTGCGCCAGCTCGACAGCCGGCAGGTGGCTTGCCACTACGCCGAGCAGTTCCTTGATGGCGCGGCATAA
- a CDS encoding ABC transporter ATP-binding protein produces MSLLEIKNLNVRFGDKTATPVVDGLDLKVDKGEVLAIVGESGSGKSVTMMALMGLIEHPGIVTADSLSFDGKDMLKLSNRQRRQIVGKDLSMVFQDPMTALNPSYTVGFQIEEVLRLHLKMSGKQARKRAIELLEKVEIPGAASRMDAYPHQLSGGMSQRVAIAMAIAGEPKLLIADEPTTALDVTIQAQIMDLLLALQKEQNMGLVLITHDLAVVAETAQRVCVMYAGQAVEVGQVPQLFDIPAHPYSEALLKAIPEHSLGAARLSTLPGIVPGRYDRPQGCLLSPRCPYVQDSCRAQRPGLDPKAHSLARCFFPLNQEVA; encoded by the coding sequence ATGTCACTGCTAGAAATCAAGAATCTCAACGTTCGCTTCGGCGACAAGACCGCGACCCCGGTGGTCGACGGCCTCGACCTGAAAGTCGACAAAGGCGAAGTACTGGCCATCGTTGGCGAGTCGGGTTCGGGCAAATCCGTGACCATGATGGCGCTGATGGGCCTGATCGAGCACCCCGGCATCGTCACCGCCGACTCGCTCAGCTTTGACGGCAAAGACATGCTCAAGCTGAGCAACCGTCAGCGTCGGCAGATCGTCGGCAAAGACCTGTCGATGGTCTTTCAGGACCCGATGACCGCACTGAACCCGAGCTACACCGTCGGTTTCCAGATCGAAGAAGTGCTGCGTCTGCACCTGAAAATGTCCGGCAAGCAAGCGCGCAAACGTGCGATCGAACTGCTGGAAAAAGTAGAAATCCCGGGCGCCGCGAGCCGTATGGACGCCTACCCGCACCAACTCTCCGGCGGTATGAGCCAGCGTGTTGCGATCGCCATGGCGATTGCCGGCGAGCCGAAACTGCTGATCGCCGACGAACCGACCACTGCACTGGACGTGACGATTCAGGCACAGATCATGGATCTGCTGCTGGCGTTGCAGAAAGAACAGAACATGGGCCTGGTGCTGATCACTCACGACCTCGCGGTCGTGGCTGAAACTGCCCAGCGCGTCTGTGTGATGTACGCAGGGCAAGCCGTTGAAGTCGGTCAGGTGCCGCAACTGTTCGACATCCCGGCGCACCCGTACAGCGAAGCACTGCTCAAGGCGATTCCCGAGCACAGCCTCGGCGCCGCACGTCTGTCGACCCTGCCGGGCATCGTCCCGGGCCGCTACGACCGTCCGCAGGGTTGCCTGCTGTCGCCGCGCTGCCCGTACGTGCAGGACAGCTGCCGCGCGCAGCGTCCAGGCCTTGATCCAAAAGCCCACAGCCTCGCCCGCTGCTTCTTCCCGCTGAACCAGGAGGTGGCGTAA
- a CDS encoding ABC transporter permease subunit, which yields MSTPTSSVATAANADQSLLYPSPYKEFWQAFSKNKGAVAGLLFMLLVIFCALFAPWVAPHNPSEQYRDFLLTPPAWLEGGQMQFLLGTDELGRDLLSRLIQGSRLSLLIGLSSVVMSLIPGILLGLFAGFFPKMIGPTIMRLMDIMLALPSLLLAVAIVAILGPGLINTVIAIAVVSLPSYVRLTRAAVMGELNRDYVTAARLAGAGLPRLMFITVLPNCMAPLIVQATLSFSSAILDAAALGFLGLGVQPPTPEWGTMLASARDYIERAWWVVSLPGLTILLSVLAINLMGDGLRDALDPKLKNAA from the coding sequence ATGAGCACTCCAACATCCTCAGTAGCCACCGCCGCCAACGCGGATCAAAGCCTGCTGTACCCGTCACCGTACAAAGAATTCTGGCAAGCCTTCTCCAAGAACAAAGGCGCGGTTGCCGGCCTGCTCTTCATGTTGCTGGTGATTTTCTGCGCGCTGTTCGCGCCGTGGGTCGCGCCGCATAACCCGAGCGAGCAATACCGCGACTTCCTGCTGACGCCACCGGCGTGGCTGGAAGGCGGGCAGATGCAGTTCCTGCTCGGCACCGATGAACTCGGTCGCGACCTGCTGTCGCGTCTGATCCAGGGTTCGCGCCTGTCGCTGCTGATCGGTTTGTCGTCGGTCGTCATGTCGCTGATTCCGGGGATCCTGCTCGGTCTGTTCGCCGGTTTCTTTCCGAAGATGATCGGCCCGACCATAATGCGTCTGATGGACATCATGCTGGCCCTGCCGTCGCTGCTGCTGGCAGTGGCGATTGTCGCCATCCTCGGCCCTGGCCTGATCAACACCGTGATCGCCATTGCTGTGGTCTCGCTGCCGTCCTACGTGCGTCTGACCCGCGCTGCAGTGATGGGCGAACTGAACCGCGACTACGTGACCGCCGCGCGCCTGGCCGGTGCCGGTCTGCCACGTCTGATGTTCATCACCGTGCTGCCGAACTGCATGGCGCCGCTGATCGTTCAGGCGACTCTGAGCTTCTCCTCGGCAATTCTCGATGCCGCCGCACTGGGCTTCCTCGGCCTTGGCGTACAACCGCCAACCCCTGAGTGGGGCACCATGCTGGCCTCGGCCCGCGACTACATCGAACGCGCCTGGTGGGTAGTGAGCCTGCCTGGTTTGACCATTTTGCTCAGCGTGCTGGCAATCAACTTGATGGGCGACGGTCTGCGCGATGCGCTGGACCCGAAACTCAAGAACGCCGCCTGA
- a CDS encoding ABC transporter permease subunit: MFSFIARRLGLLIPTFFGITLLTFALIRMIPGDPVEVMMGERRVDPEMHAQAMERLGLNKPLYAQYLDYIGKLAHGDLGESLRTRESVWTEFTSLFPATLELSMAALLFAGILGLLAGVIAALKRGSLFDHGVMGISLAGYSMPIFWWGLILIMFFSVSLGWTPVSGRIDLLYDIEPRTGFMLIDTLLADDVGAFFDALHHLILPAIVLGTIPLAVIARMTRSSMLEVLREDYIRTAKAKGLSPSRVVFVHGLRNALIPVLTVVGLQVGTLLAGAVLTETIFSWPGIGKWLIEAIGARDYPVVQNGILLIACLVILVNFVVDILYGFANPRIRHQR; this comes from the coding sequence ATGTTTAGTTTTATTGCCCGCCGACTGGGGTTGTTGATCCCCACGTTTTTCGGCATCACCTTGCTGACTTTCGCGTTGATTCGCATGATTCCGGGCGACCCCGTGGAAGTGATGATGGGCGAACGTCGGGTCGACCCCGAAATGCACGCTCAGGCAATGGAACGCCTAGGTCTGAACAAGCCACTGTATGCCCAGTATCTGGACTACATCGGCAAACTGGCCCACGGCGATCTCGGCGAATCCCTGCGTACGCGTGAGAGCGTATGGACCGAGTTCACCTCCCTCTTCCCGGCGACCCTGGAACTGTCCATGGCCGCCCTGCTGTTCGCCGGCATCCTGGGCCTTCTGGCCGGGGTGATCGCGGCACTCAAGCGAGGATCCCTGTTCGACCACGGGGTGATGGGCATTTCCCTCGCGGGGTATTCGATGCCGATCTTCTGGTGGGGCCTGATCCTGATCATGTTCTTCTCGGTGAGCCTGGGCTGGACCCCGGTTTCCGGACGGATCGACCTGCTCTACGACATCGAGCCGCGCACCGGTTTCATGCTGATCGACACGCTGCTGGCCGATGACGTCGGGGCGTTCTTCGATGCACTGCATCACCTGATCCTGCCGGCCATCGTGCTCGGCACCATTCCGCTGGCGGTGATCGCGCGGATGACCCGCTCGTCGATGCTCGAAGTGCTGCGTGAAGACTACATCCGCACCGCCAAGGCCAAAGGCCTGTCGCCGTCGCGCGTGGTGTTCGTGCACGGTCTGCGTAACGCGCTGATTCCGGTACTCACCGTGGTCGGCCTGCAAGTCGGCACCCTGCTGGCCGGTGCAGTCCTGACCGAAACCATCTTCTCCTGGCCCGGCATCGGTAAATGGCTGATCGAAGCCATCGGCGCCCGGGACTATCCGGTTGTGCAAAACGGCATCCTGTTAATCGCCTGCCTGGTGATTCTGGTCAACTTCGTAGTGGACATCCTCTACGGCTTTGCCAACCCACGCATCCGTCATCAGCGCTGA
- a CDS encoding ABC transporter substrate-binding protein, translating to MKMLPLRAAIAAALLSVAVGVSAKPLVVCTEASPEGFDMVQYTTAVTADAVAETIFNRLVDFKPGTTEIVPALADTWEISEDGLTYTFHLRQGVKFHTTEYFKPTRDMNADDVLWSFQRQLDPNHPWHKLSSVGFPYFESMGFKELLKNVEKVDDYTVKFTLTRREAPFLADVAMPFTAIYSAEYADQLLKANKTGDLNNKPVGTGPFIFQRYAKDAQVRFKANPEYFRGKPPADALILAIATDNNVRLQKLKANECQIALYPKPDDIPSIKKDAKLKVDELNAMTVSYIAMNTQHKYMSDVRVRKAIDIAFDKAAYVNALFGPGNATVAVNPYPDTLLGYNHDLKNPPRDLDKARALLKEAGVPEGTVFTLFTRNGGGPTNPNPMLGAQMMQADLAKVGIKIDIRVMEWGEMLKRAKAGEHDMVSAGWAGDNGDPDNFLTPMLSCEAAKNGENYARWCNEKFQALLDEARAKVDPAERAKLYEQAQVLFNQDQPWISMAHTRMFTAMRNNVEGYHISPLTTNNFATTQVK from the coding sequence ATGAAAATGCTTCCCCTACGTGCAGCCATCGCGGCTGCGTTGCTGAGTGTCGCTGTTGGCGTCTCGGCCAAACCCTTGGTGGTCTGCACCGAAGCCAGCCCGGAAGGCTTCGACATGGTCCAGTACACAACTGCAGTCACGGCGGACGCTGTGGCCGAAACCATCTTCAACCGCCTGGTGGACTTCAAGCCTGGCACGACGGAAATCGTTCCGGCCCTGGCAGACACCTGGGAAATCAGTGAAGACGGCCTGACGTACACGTTCCACCTGCGCCAAGGCGTCAAGTTTCATACCACCGAATACTTCAAGCCGACCCGCGACATGAACGCCGACGACGTGCTTTGGAGCTTCCAGCGTCAGCTGGACCCGAATCACCCGTGGCACAAACTGTCGAGCGTGGGCTTCCCCTACTTTGAAAGCATGGGCTTCAAAGAACTGCTGAAAAACGTAGAAAAAGTCGACGACTACACGGTCAAGTTCACCCTGACCCGCCGCGAAGCGCCGTTCCTGGCTGACGTCGCGATGCCATTCACCGCCATCTACTCCGCCGAGTACGCCGATCAATTGCTCAAGGCCAACAAGACCGGCGACCTGAACAACAAGCCGGTCGGCACCGGCCCGTTCATCTTCCAGCGCTACGCCAAGGATGCGCAGGTGCGCTTCAAGGCGAATCCGGAGTACTTCCGTGGCAAGCCACCGGCCGATGCGTTGATCCTGGCGATCGCCACCGACAACAACGTGCGCCTGCAGAAGCTCAAGGCCAACGAGTGCCAGATCGCGCTGTATCCGAAACCGGATGACATCCCGAGCATCAAGAAAGACGCCAAGCTCAAGGTTGATGAACTGAATGCGATGACCGTTTCGTACATCGCCATGAACACCCAGCACAAATACATGAGCGACGTGCGCGTGCGTAAGGCGATCGATATCGCCTTCGACAAAGCCGCTTACGTCAACGCGCTGTTTGGCCCGGGCAATGCAACCGTTGCGGTCAACCCGTACCCGGACACGCTGCTGGGCTACAACCACGACCTGAAGAACCCGCCACGCGACCTCGACAAGGCCCGCGCCCTGCTTAAGGAAGCCGGGGTTCCGGAAGGCACCGTGTTTACCCTGTTTACCCGTAACGGCGGCGGCCCGACCAACCCCAACCCGATGCTCGGCGCACAAATGATGCAGGCTGACCTGGCGAAAGTCGGGATCAAGATCGACATCCGCGTGATGGAATGGGGCGAAATGCTCAAACGCGCCAAGGCCGGCGAACACGATATGGTCTCGGCCGGATGGGCGGGCGACAACGGCGACCCGGATAACTTCCTGACGCCTATGCTCAGTTGCGAAGCTGCCAAGAACGGCGAAAACTACGCGCGTTGGTGCAACGAGAAATTCCAGGCACTGCTCGACGAAGCACGGGCTAAAGTAGATCCGGCCGAACGCGCGAAACTCTATGAGCAGGCTCAGGTCCTGTTTAATCAGGATCAACCGTGGATCAGCATGGCCCACACCCGGATGTTTACTGCAATGCGCAACAACGTAGAGGGCTATCACATCAGCCCTCTCACCACTAATAACTTCGCCACCACCCAGGTGAAGTAG
- a CDS encoding OprD family porin, whose translation MKLSSTAILALAISSVTATAYAETQSQAFTPVTVNEKSAQAEATGFLEGQSISGSTRNWYANEQLKRGGKFAYRKDGVSTPTDRRINWVQGTIIKYNSGFTEGTVGFSTEVAAYNAIALERDRENLASNNGGAPGTRPGAGNNRTLTKEGGDAQGQWSKVGLANIKARISNTTLTAGRMNFSSPQVDVIGNRPLPSSFEGIAIHSEELNNLSFDLATFDRVSPRTEESLSKFRSEYGNIDAEADHVNTAGISYQPFASLTTSLWGTQAEDLWNQYYFGATHVLGDSSILSLTTGLNYYKTVDEGKKLLGDIDNDTYSLSFGLTHLAHTLTFSYQEVNGNEYFDYLHETNGIYLANSLLSDFNGPNEKSFQVSYGINMAEYGVPGLKFNIYQARGWGIDGTHYKGGGYDGVQSMDGEHHYEYGIGATYAVQSGPLKATTIRGTYTAHRASENQADGSINEFRLVTTIPFNIL comes from the coding sequence ATGAAACTGAGCAGCACCGCGATACTGGCCCTGGCCATCAGCAGCGTCACCGCCACGGCGTACGCCGAAACCCAAAGTCAGGCATTCACCCCGGTGACCGTCAACGAGAAGAGCGCCCAGGCCGAGGCCACCGGTTTCCTCGAAGGTCAATCGATCAGCGGTTCGACCCGCAACTGGTACGCCAACGAGCAACTCAAGCGCGGCGGCAAGTTCGCTTACCGCAAGGATGGCGTATCGACACCAACCGACCGCCGCATCAACTGGGTGCAAGGCACGATCATCAAGTACAACTCGGGTTTCACCGAAGGTACTGTCGGTTTCAGCACCGAAGTGGCGGCTTACAACGCCATCGCTCTTGAGCGTGACCGCGAGAACCTCGCCTCCAACAACGGCGGTGCACCGGGCACCCGTCCAGGCGCAGGCAACAACCGTACGCTGACCAAAGAAGGCGGTGACGCTCAAGGTCAATGGAGCAAAGTGGGCCTGGCCAACATCAAGGCACGTATCTCCAATACCACCCTGACTGCCGGCCGCATGAACTTCAGCAGCCCGCAGGTCGACGTGATCGGCAACCGTCCGCTGCCGTCGAGCTTCGAAGGTATCGCGATCCACAGCGAAGAGCTGAACAACCTCTCTTTCGACCTGGCAACGTTCGACCGCGTCTCGCCTCGTACCGAAGAAAGCCTCAGCAAGTTCCGCTCCGAATACGGCAACATCGACGCCGAAGCTGACCACGTGAACACTGCCGGTATCTCGTACCAGCCGTTTGCCAGCCTGACCACCAGCCTGTGGGGCACCCAGGCTGAAGACCTGTGGAACCAGTACTACTTCGGCGCCACCCACGTACTGGGTGACAGCTCGATCCTCAGCCTGACCACCGGCCTGAACTACTACAAGACTGTCGACGAAGGCAAAAAACTGCTGGGCGACATCGACAATGACACCTACTCGCTGTCGTTCGGCCTGACTCACCTGGCACACACCCTGACCTTCTCGTATCAGGAAGTGAACGGTAACGAGTACTTCGACTACCTGCACGAAACCAACGGTATCTACCTGGCCAACTCCCTGCTCTCGGACTTCAACGGCCCGAACGAGAAGTCCTTCCAGGTTTCCTACGGCATCAACATGGCCGAATACGGTGTACCGGGCCTGAAGTTCAACATCTACCAGGCGCGCGGCTGGGGCATCGACGGCACCCACTACAAAGGTGGCGGCTACGACGGTGTGCAATCGATGGACGGCGAGCACCACTATGAATACGGCATCGGTGCAACCTATGCCGTACAGAGCGGGCCACTCAAAGCCACCACGATTCGCGGTACTTACACCGCTCACCGTGCCAGCGAAAACCAGGCTGACGGCAGCATCAACGAGTTCCGTCTCGTGACCACGATTCCATTCAACATCCTGTAA